The window CTGCACCGCGGCCTTGATCTCGGTCTTGGTGGCGCCCGGGCTGACCCAGAACGAGTACACGCCGCGCTCCATGCCCGCGTACGCCTTCTCGCTGATCACGGGCTGCTTGATGATGTCGTAGTAGCTCACTGCGCGGCCTCCTCGGGCATGGCCTCGTCCTGGGCAGGCTCCAGCGCGACCGCGTCGATCACCAAGCGCTCGTGGCGCAGGATGTCGTAGACGTTCAGGCCCGCGACAGGCAGCACGGTCGCCCACGCGACGTTGCGTGCGGCGCGGCGGGTCATCTCGTCGTCGGTGACGATCAGCACGCGCTCAGAACCGTCCAGCCCATTCTGCGCGGCCCAAGCCACGAAGCTCTTGGTCTTGCCGTCGAGGTCGAAGCCGTCCACGGCCACCAGCTTGCCGGTTTCCTGGCGGTCGGCCAGCGCCATCGCGAGGCCGAGCTGCCGCACC is drawn from Deinococcus terrestris and contains these coding sequences:
- the rplD gene encoding 50S ribosomal protein L4, with the protein product MAQINVIGSRGGRSIDLELPEVNPHVLHEVVTWQLAGRRRGTASTKTRAQVSKSGRKMYSQKGTGNARHGDRSVPTFVGGGVAFGPKPRSYAYTLPRKVRQLGLAMALADRQETGKLVAVDGFDLDGKTKSFVAWAAQNGLDGSERVLIVTDDEMTRRAARNVAWATVLPVAGLNVYDILRHERLVIDAVALEPAQDEAMPEEAAQ